One region of Pongo pygmaeus isolate AG05252 chromosome 21, NHGRI_mPonPyg2-v2.0_pri, whole genome shotgun sequence genomic DNA includes:
- the ARFRP1 gene encoding ADP-ribosylation factor-related protein 1 — protein MYTLLSGLYKYMFQKDEYCILILGLDNAGKTTFLEQSKTRFNKNYKGMSLSKITTTVGLNIGTVDVGKARLMFWDLGGQEELQSLWDKYYAECHGVIYVIDSTDEERLAESKQAFEKVVTSEALCGVPVLVLANKQDVETCLSIPDIKTAFSDCTSKIGRRDCLTQACSALTGKGVREGIEWMVKCVVRNVHRPPRQRDIT, from the exons ATGTACACGCTGCTGTCGGGCTTGTACAAGTACATGTTTCAGAAGGACGAGTACTGCATCCTGATCCTGGGCCTGGACAATGCTGGGAAGACG aCCTTCCTGGAGCAGTCGAAAACCCGATTTAACAAGAACTACAAGGGGATGAGTCTATCCAAAATCACCACCACCGTGGGTCTAAACA TCGGCACTGTGGATGTGGGAAAGGCTCGGCTCATGTTCTGGGACTTAGGAGGGCAGGAAGAGCTGCAGTCTTTGTGGGACAAG TATTATGCGGAGTGTCACGGCGTCATCTACGTCATTGACTCCACCGACGAGGAGAGGCTGGCCGAGTCCAAGCAGGCGTTCG AGAAGGTGGTGACCAGCGAGGCGCTCTGCGGTGTCCCCGTCTTGGTGCTGGCCAACAAGCAGGATGTGGAG ACGTGCCTCTCAATCCCTGACATCAAGACGGCCTTCAGCGACTGCACCAGCAAGATCGGCAGGCGGGACTGCCTGACCCAGGCCTGCTCGGCCCTCACAGG CAAAGGGGTGCGCGAGGGCATCGAGTGGATGGTGAAGTGTGTCGTGCGGAATGTGCACCGGCCGCCGCGGCAGAGGGACATCACGTAG
- the TNFRSF6B gene encoding tumor necrosis factor receptor superfamily member 6B isoform X1 → MVPVRTMRALEGPGLSLLCLVLALPALLLVPAVRGVAEAPTYPWRDAETGEWLVCAQCPPGTFVQRPCRRDSPTTCGPCPPRHYTQFWNYLERCRYCNVLCGEREEEARACHATHNRACRCRAGFFAHAGFCLEHASCPPGTGVIAPGTSSQNTQCQPCPPGTFSASSSSSEQCQPHRNCTALGLALNVPGSSSHDTLCTSCTGFPLSTRAPGAEECERAVIDFVAFQDISIKRLQRLLQALEAPDGWGPTPRAGRTALQLKLRRRLTELLEARDGALLARLLQALRVARMPGLERSVRERFLPVQ, encoded by the exons ATGGTACCAG TAAGGACCATGAGGGCGCTGGAGGGGCCAGGCCTGTCGCTGCTGTGCCTGGTGTTGGCGCTGCCCGCCCTGCTGCTGGTGCCGGCTGTACGCGGAGTGGCAGAAGCACCCACCTACCCCTGGCGGGACGCAGAGACAGGGGAGTGGCTGGTGTGCGCCCAGTGCCCCCCAGGCACCTTTGTGCAGCGGCCGTGCCGCCGAGACAGCCCCACGACGTGTGGCCCGTGTCCACCGCGCCACTACACGCAGTTCTGGAACTACCTGGAGCGCTGCCGCTACTGCAACGTCCTCTGCGGGGAGCGTGAGGAGGAGGCACGGGCTTGCCACGCCACCCACAACCGCGCCTGCCGCTGCCGCGCCGGCTTCTTCGCGCACGCTGGTTTCTGCTTGGAGCACGCATCATGTCCACCTGGCACCGGCGTGATTGCCCCGG GCACCTCCAGCCAGAACACACAGTGCCAGCCGTGCCCCCCAGGCACCTTCTCAGCCAGCAGCTCCAGCTCAGAGCAGTGCCAGCCCCACCGCAACTGCacggccctgggcctggccctcaATGTGCCAGGCTCTTCCTCCCATGACACCCTGTGCACCAGCTGTACTGGCTTCCCCCTCAGCACCAGGGCACCAG gagctgaggagtgcgagcgtgCCGTTATCGACTTCGTGGCTTTCCAGGACATCTCCATCAAGAGGCTGCAGCGGCTGCTGCAGGCCCTCGAGGCCCCGGACGGCTGGGGTCCGACACCAAGGGCGGGCCGCACAGCCTTGCAGCTGAAGCTGCGTCGGCGGCTCACGGAGCTCCTGGAGGCGCGGGACGGGGCACTGCTGGCGCGGCTGCTGCAGGCGCTGCGTGTGGCCAGGATGCCCGGGCTGGAGCGGAGCGTCCGTGAGCGCTTCCTCCCTGTGCAATGA
- the TNFRSF6B gene encoding tumor necrosis factor receptor superfamily member 6B isoform X2 has product MGFGTWAAPRQADWGQRRRHVGQAQQGPVSALSRALPAPVRTMRALEGPGLSLLCLVLALPALLLVPAVRGVAEAPTYPWRDAETGEWLVCAQCPPGTFVQRPCRRDSPTTCGPCPPRHYTQFWNYLERCRYCNVLCGEREEEARACHATHNRACRCRAGFFAHAGFCLEHASCPPGTGVIAPGTSSQNTQCQPCPPGTFSASSSSSEQCQPHRNCTALGLALNVPGSSSHDTLCTSCTGFPLSTRAPGAEECERAVIDFVAFQDISIKRLQRLLQALEAPDGWGPTPRAGRTALQLKLRRRLTELLEARDGALLARLLQALRVARMPGLERSVRERFLPVQ; this is encoded by the exons ATGGGCTTCGGGACTTGGGCGGCCCCTCGGCAGGCGGACTGGGGGCAAAGGAGGCGGCATGTTGGTCAGGCACAGCAGGGTCCGGTGTCCGCGCTGAGCCGCGCTCTCCCTGCTCCAGTAAGGACCATGAGGGCGCTGGAGGGGCCAGGCCTGTCGCTGCTGTGCCTGGTGTTGGCGCTGCCCGCCCTGCTGCTGGTGCCGGCTGTACGCGGAGTGGCAGAAGCACCCACCTACCCCTGGCGGGACGCAGAGACAGGGGAGTGGCTGGTGTGCGCCCAGTGCCCCCCAGGCACCTTTGTGCAGCGGCCGTGCCGCCGAGACAGCCCCACGACGTGTGGCCCGTGTCCACCGCGCCACTACACGCAGTTCTGGAACTACCTGGAGCGCTGCCGCTACTGCAACGTCCTCTGCGGGGAGCGTGAGGAGGAGGCACGGGCTTGCCACGCCACCCACAACCGCGCCTGCCGCTGCCGCGCCGGCTTCTTCGCGCACGCTGGTTTCTGCTTGGAGCACGCATCATGTCCACCTGGCACCGGCGTGATTGCCCCGG GCACCTCCAGCCAGAACACACAGTGCCAGCCGTGCCCCCCAGGCACCTTCTCAGCCAGCAGCTCCAGCTCAGAGCAGTGCCAGCCCCACCGCAACTGCacggccctgggcctggccctcaATGTGCCAGGCTCTTCCTCCCATGACACCCTGTGCACCAGCTGTACTGGCTTCCCCCTCAGCACCAGGGCACCAG gagctgaggagtgcgagcgtgCCGTTATCGACTTCGTGGCTTTCCAGGACATCTCCATCAAGAGGCTGCAGCGGCTGCTGCAGGCCCTCGAGGCCCCGGACGGCTGGGGTCCGACACCAAGGGCGGGCCGCACAGCCTTGCAGCTGAAGCTGCGTCGGCGGCTCACGGAGCTCCTGGAGGCGCGGGACGGGGCACTGCTGGCGCGGCTGCTGCAGGCGCTGCGTGTGGCCAGGATGCCCGGGCTGGAGCGGAGCGTCCGTGAGCGCTTCCTCCCTGTGCAATGA